In Paludisphaera rhizosphaerae, the sequence TTCTTCCGGCGAAGGCTGTCATACGGGCCTGTCGGGGTTTTGGCGGTTGTTCTGCTCCTGATCCTGGGAGGGCTCTACCTGGCCAGCCTCACCGCCGAGGGACTGGTGCACGCGGCCAACACCCTGCCAGGCGACATCGAGCGGCTCGCCGGCCGGATCAGCGGCAGGATCACGGACCTGATCCGCGATCAGCCCTCGCTCCGCGCCGTGCTCCCCGAGCCCGGCACCATCGACCGCCTGGGCGACACCAACCGGGCGCTGATGATCGAGAAGCTGAGCCTGGGCCTGACCGACTTCACCGCCTGGGTCGTTCAGGGGTTCATCGTCCTGGTCCTGATGATCTTCCTGCTGGTCGAAAGCGAGATGCTCACGACCAAGGTGCTCCGCTTCTTCGCCCGCACCCCCGAGTCGTCCCGCCACGCCCGCGCGATCCTCGATCAGGTGACCCGAAAGGTCCGCGCCTATCTCGTCGCCCGGACGCTCATCAACCTGGGGGTCGGTCTGGTGATCGCCGCCGGGCTCTGGTTTCTGGGAGTCAACTTCGCCCTGCCACTGGGCCTGTTCGCAGCGGTGACGAACTACATCCCGTACATCGGGCAACTGGCCGGCGGCGCGCTGCCGACGGCCATCGCGCTGGGGCAGACGGGATCGATCGGAGACGCTCTGATCGTGGCCGCGATGTACCTGGCGGTGCTCGGCGTGGAAGGCTATGTGGTGACGCCGATGGTGATGGGCCGCTCGCTCGACCTCAACGGCACGACGGTCCTGATCGCCTGCCTTTTCTGGGGGTTCCTCTGGGGCCTCGTCGGACTCGTGCTGGCGATGCCGATCACCGCCACGCTCAAGATCGTCTGCCAGACGATCCCCGAACTGAACCGCTGGGCCGAGTTGATGAGCGTCGACTGGCAGTCGCCGCCGTACCCGGAGCCTGCCCAAACGGCTCGCGAGAACGCCGTGGGTCTGACAGGTTCAAACGCGGGAGAGCCCGAGAGCGTCGGCTCGGGGCGTCATTGACGAGGGACGAGGAGAGACGATCGTGAAGTCGGACCAGTCTCGACGAGCGTTTCTGGAATCCGTGGGCCTGGCGGCGGGCGCAGGCGCGGCGTTGGGAACTGGGCGCGCGGCCGCCTCCGAGGAAGCCCCGAGGCGACCGAAGATCGCCGCATTAACATCCACATACTTCTATCTATCGCACGGCTACCACATCGTCGGCCGATTCCTGGACGGCTTCCCCGTCTACGACGGCGGACCGGGGCGGACGCCCGAGCAGAACCTGCACCGACCGCCGTTCGACGTCGCCAGCCTCTACATCGAGCAGGTCGCCGACGATTCGGACCTGGGTCGCGCCAAGGCCGCTCGCCACGGCGTCCGTCTCAGCCCCACCATCGCCGACGCCCTGACGCTTGGCACGGGCAAGCTGGCCGTCGACGGCGTGCTGCTGATCGCCGAGCACGGCGAGTATCCGCTCAACGAGAAGCTCCAGAAGCTCTACCCCCGTCACGCCTACTTCCAGAAGGTGCTGGAGGTCTTCCGGGCCTCGGGGAAGGTCGCTCCGATCTTTGTCGACAAGCACCTTTCCTACAGCCGGGCCGAGGCCGCCGAGATGGTCTCGCAGGCTGAAGCGATGGGCGTCCCGCTCATGGCCGGCTCGAGCTTGCCCGTCACCTGGCGGCTCCCCGAAATGGAGATCCCGCTCGGCAGGCCGATGAAGGACGTGCTCGTCGCCTCAAGGGGGAACCTGGAGATCTTCGGCTTCCACGCGCTGGAGGTCTTGCAGTGCATGGCCGAACGCCGCGACCTACGGGGCCGGCCGCAGGGCGTCGCCGCCGTGACCTACCTGGAAGGCGACGCCGTCTGGCAGGCCGCGGACAGGGGCGTGTGGTCGTGGGAACTCCTCTCCCACGCCCTGGGACGGAGCCACACCGTCAACCCGGGCGACGTCCGCCAGAACACTCGCGACTTCAAACGCCCCGGCGTTCGTGATCGCGAGACGATCTTCGACTTCCCGGTGGCCTTCGTCGTCGAATACGTCGACGGCCTGCGGGGAACGGTCCTCATCCTCAACGGCCACGTCGACGACACGACGGTCGCCGTCCGGACGACGGACGGAGCCGGCCGCGAGACGATCGCATCAACGCTGACTTACCTTCCCGCCCCTCCGGGCGCGAGCTTCTTCAACCCGCTGGTCCTCCGCATCGAGGACTTCTTCCACGCCGGCGCCCCACCCTGCCCCGTGCGTCGGACCCAGCTCTCCGGCGGGATTCTCGACGCCGCGCTGGAGAGCCGCATCAAGGGCGGAGCACGCATCGAAACCCCTGACCTCGCCGCGATCGACTACAAGGCTCCCGCCGACTCGGCCTTCATCCGGTCTCCGCTCACCGACCCGACGCCGAACCGGCTCTGAGGGTCACTCGAACCGCAGGATCGGCTGGTCGACGGCCAGACTGTCGCCGGGGTTGGCGAGGACCTCGGCGACGACGCCGTCGTGGTCGGCCTTGAGGACGTTCCGCATCTTCATCGCCTCGACGATGGCGAGGGTCTCGCCGGCTCGGATCGCCTGGCCGGGCTCGGCGAGGAGATCCACCAGCAGGCCGGGCATCGGCGAGAGGAGGAGCTTCGACAGATCCGGCGGCGGCTTCTGGGGCATCAGGGCCAGCAGTTCGGCGGCGCGGGCGGTCATGACGAAGGCGTCGACCTGCGTCCCCCAGTGCGAGATCCGATACCTCAGCCCCATTCGCTCAACCTGAACGCAGACCGGCACGCCGTCCCAAGTCCCCTTGAGGAGCGGCTCACCCAATCGCCAGGCGGTGCAAAGGTGATGGACCTCCCCCTTGTGGAGAACCTCGCAGCCCTCGTCATTCAGGAAGACGCCCAGCTCAAAGCGGTCCTCGGGCATGAGGACGACCCATTCGGAATCGATGCGGCGAGCGTGCCCTTCCAACTGGCCGCTCGTCGACGTCGCCCGCTTGATGTAGCGGCGGCGGGCGTAAGCCGCGACGGCCGCCAGCAACAGCGGGTCGTCGTGGGCGAGGCTCGACGGATGGAAGCCCTCAGGATAGGTCTCAGCGATCAACGCCGTGTCGATGTCGCCGGCGAGGAACCGCGGATGCCTCGTGAGGGCCGACTGGAACGCGAGGTTCGACGCCACGCCTCGGATCAGGAAGGCGTTGAGCGCCTCGTGCATCCGGCCGACCGCTTCCTTTCGCGTCCAGCCGTGGGTGATCAGCTTGGCGATCATGGAGTCGTAGTAGATCGAGATCTCATCCCCCTCGACGACGCCCGTATCGACGCGAACGCCGCCGCGCTCCTCCTCGGGAGGCCGGTAACGGACGAGTCGTCCCGTGGCGGGGAGGAAGTTGCGGAACGGATCCTCGGCGTTGATCCGACACTCGATCGCCCAGCCGTCGCGGCGGACCTGATCCTGGGTCATCCCCAGAGGCTTGCCGGCGGCGATCCGGATCATCTGCTCGACGAGGTCCAGGCCGGTGACCATCTCGGTGACAGGGTGCTCGACCTGGAGCCGGGTGTTCATCTCCAGGAAGTAGAAGCTGCGATCCGCGCCGACGACGAACTCGACGGTCCCCGCCGATCGGTAGCCGACGGCCTTCGCCAGCGCCACGGCTTGCGCGCCCATCGCCTGGCGAGTCGCCTCGTCGAGGAACGACGAGGGGGCTTCCTCGACGACCTTCTGATGCCGACGCTGGAGGGAACACTCGCGCTCGCCCAGGTGGACCGTCGACCCGAACGCATCGGCAAGGACCTGGATCTCGATGTGTCGAGGACGCTCGACGTACTTCTCGATGAAAACGCGGTCGTCGCCGAAAGCGCCGGCGGCCTCGGCGCGACAGGCTTCAAATCCCTCGGCGACCGAGGCGTCGTCGCGGGCGATTCGCAGTCCCTTGCCGCCGCCGCCGGCCGATGCCTTGATCATCACCGGATAGCCGATCTCGCGGGCGATCTCGACGGCCCGGCGCGCCGAGGGGATCTCGCCGTCGAAGCCAGGGACGACGTTCACGCCGGCCTGGCGGGCAAGCCGCTTGGAGGCGATCTTGTCCCCCATCGCCGCGATGCCGTCGGCCGTCGGCCCGATGAAGACTATCCCCTCAGCGTTCAGGCGACGGACGAACGCCTCGTTCTCGGAGAGGAAGCCGTAGCCGGGGTGGACGGCCTCCGCGCCGGTCGCCTTGCAGGCGGCGACGATCCGGTCGGGATCGAGATAAGACTGCCGAGGAGGGGGCGGACCGATCGCCACGGCCTCGTCGGCCATATCCACGTGGAGCGCATCGCGGTCGGCCTCGGAGAAGACGGCCACGGTGGCAATCCCCATCCGACGGGCGGTGCGGATGATCCGGCAGGCGATCTCGCCCCGGTTCGCGATCAGGATCTTCTGGAACATGCAGGGCTCGCGCGGGGAGAGGGTTCGTCGTCAGAGAGGGATGTTGCCGTGCTTC encodes:
- a CDS encoding acetyl-CoA carboxylase biotin carboxylase subunit; this encodes MFQKILIANRGEIACRIIRTARRMGIATVAVFSEADRDALHVDMADEAVAIGPPPPRQSYLDPDRIVAACKATGAEAVHPGYGFLSENEAFVRRLNAEGIVFIGPTADGIAAMGDKIASKRLARQAGVNVVPGFDGEIPSARRAVEIAREIGYPVMIKASAGGGGKGLRIARDDASVAEGFEACRAEAAGAFGDDRVFIEKYVERPRHIEIQVLADAFGSTVHLGERECSLQRRHQKVVEEAPSSFLDEATRQAMGAQAVALAKAVGYRSAGTVEFVVGADRSFYFLEMNTRLQVEHPVTEMVTGLDLVEQMIRIAAGKPLGMTQDQVRRDGWAIECRINAEDPFRNFLPATGRLVRYRPPEEERGGVRVDTGVVEGDEISIYYDSMIAKLITHGWTRKEAVGRMHEALNAFLIRGVASNLAFQSALTRHPRFLAGDIDTALIAETYPEGFHPSSLAHDDPLLLAAVAAYARRRYIKRATSTSGQLEGHARRIDSEWVVLMPEDRFELGVFLNDEGCEVLHKGEVHHLCTAWRLGEPLLKGTWDGVPVCVQVERMGLRYRISHWGTQVDAFVMTARAAELLALMPQKPPPDLSKLLLSPMPGLLVDLLAEPGQAIRAGETLAIVEAMKMRNVLKADHDGVVAEVLANPGDSLAVDQPILRFE
- a CDS encoding AI-2E family transporter; amino-acid sequence: MDRAAKYAASSQVVLAVLGVIAALYLLKPIVAPIVFALVLASIFSPMTSFFRRRLSYGPVGVLAVVLLLILGGLYLASLTAEGLVHAANTLPGDIERLAGRISGRITDLIRDQPSLRAVLPEPGTIDRLGDTNRALMIEKLSLGLTDFTAWVVQGFIVLVLMIFLLVESEMLTTKVLRFFARTPESSRHARAILDQVTRKVRAYLVARTLINLGVGLVIAAGLWFLGVNFALPLGLFAAVTNYIPYIGQLAGGALPTAIALGQTGSIGDALIVAAMYLAVLGVEGYVVTPMVMGRSLDLNGTTVLIACLFWGFLWGLVGLVLAMPITATLKIVCQTIPELNRWAELMSVDWQSPPYPEPAQTARENAVGLTGSNAGEPESVGSGRH
- a CDS encoding Gfo/Idh/MocA family oxidoreductase, with product MKSDQSRRAFLESVGLAAGAGAALGTGRAAASEEAPRRPKIAALTSTYFYLSHGYHIVGRFLDGFPVYDGGPGRTPEQNLHRPPFDVASLYIEQVADDSDLGRAKAARHGVRLSPTIADALTLGTGKLAVDGVLLIAEHGEYPLNEKLQKLYPRHAYFQKVLEVFRASGKVAPIFVDKHLSYSRAEAAEMVSQAEAMGVPLMAGSSLPVTWRLPEMEIPLGRPMKDVLVASRGNLEIFGFHALEVLQCMAERRDLRGRPQGVAAVTYLEGDAVWQAADRGVWSWELLSHALGRSHTVNPGDVRQNTRDFKRPGVRDRETIFDFPVAFVVEYVDGLRGTVLILNGHVDDTTVAVRTTDGAGRETIASTLTYLPAPPGASFFNPLVLRIEDFFHAGAPPCPVRRTQLSGGILDAALESRIKGGARIETPDLAAIDYKAPADSAFIRSPLTDPTPNRL